A region of the Osmia bicornis bicornis chromosome 1, iOsmBic2.1, whole genome shotgun sequence genome:
CATTGAGGATGTAGCAACTTGCAGGGCGACTACGAAACTAGCGCGTATCCGCATCTGTTGCTGATTCTGTAGCAGGGTATCCTATCAAAAcgtaaatgtaataattaaaataatactaaataattacaatattattttatataaaaggataaaattaaaaacggTAAAGTTATAAGAACTTACCTGTTGACTGTTTTCTTCTAACAGCGCTTTctttaagggcacagactccttgtgccatgacctgtatgcgtgcactcacacaatcaacgaaaagcatgcacgtatacgccatgtgtgcgagagacactcgatttcgtagatttcgtttttcgtctcgataattgcacaaatgaaattttcgcgggtacagCACCCACGGGTAGACTTCACCACAGGGTGATCTGGTCCGTTTcaacgctaataaacaccatacgttgagaaaaatggtattttcgacactgtaagattgagacagacgctgtaagcaaacaacatggctgccgaatgctgcgttcggCTGCATGTTAgcaaatattggacgatttaatggtttttaCACCCACAACACACCAGACCACccttccttgaactagcacaatgtcactgaaattcgatttttcacaatttatcacttctggaagacgtaaaacgaaatttacgatttgcacgcatcagacgtcaaatagacgtaagaatagttcactggttttccgtcagaggcattgatggtatatttgaccacgttatcatcagggtcgataaaaacagaaattagtcgataaatgtaaattctaatttgacatCACAAACGGCTACGCGAATATACCCACAAgtaaggcatagttgccgcaacgtatGAAGACTTCTGTTACGCTGTTCACACCTGTTACAATTTTAACCATCAGCACAATGAATCGGCTCGAGCCGAAAAAGAAGTCTGAGAATaaaacaatacatatattaatgtGTGCAACaataaatcttttttattcatatctataatcatgtttttttatcaatgaaattacaGAGATATGCCagataaatgaattataaaacttgcacattttgtaatatttcgcATATTCTATATGCAAAAAGACATAGAAGGCGATATAAATGTGCTGTTTGTATTCCTATTAATGTATCTATCATTTACTgacgagattttgattcctgtcGGGCATACAAAAGGACAGCGCTAACGAAAGAGAGGCAGTAAGAacgaaataatacacataacgtacgcgaccACAAAAGTTATTGAAATGAAAACTACAGGACATTAATAATGTCAACACTTTCGCTTAAAACTAATTTATTGACTAACTCTTACACTACACTTATACATTACAGTTACACTAATTCTAAACGCGTCTATAAATACAAAACAAAGAATCAGCGGCCGATGCTCGCCGGTAACAGCTGATCGCGCGGACGGCGTAATGCGTGCGAGTGCGAGTGAGAAAGGAAGATGACGATACCGATGACTTGGCGAGACGGACTGTGTTTTGTCGCACGGAACATCGGTTTTGACTTTCGCGAATATTCTCGCCCGCGGGTTCGTCGCGATTATTCGCCGAAGATTTGCTAcaaagggaataagaaataaacagatatgtaataatttagtatatgtaatgtaatatttatttgaataaaaaattataataaagtaaaaaatttatgTTCCGAATAACAGGAAAATCGAGAGGGTAGGATATGAGGTGGAATTGGTGTCACCGGTTATAAATAAACTGTACACAAGAATTAAAGGGAGAaacaaaagaacaaaaaaatgaGTTTATTAAAGTGAAAGCAAATGACTCTACTCTACGGGTACCGGCTGTAAAAAACCCCAGTCGAAAGTGGGGAAAAAGCCTGGTCCcaacaaagaaaattatattaaatcaaaacctgaaattgaagaaaaacaGCTAATATTGATAGGTAGAAACTACGAAAACTAGAGATATAAAACGAAAACGCAGttgaatgatcattcaagACTTAAAAATAACGCACGCAGTGAGATCTCTCTTACCCTAAATCTTAATTGAAAAAACGCCTCGCCGCAGTCGCCGCAGATCGCCGTGGTCTTCGCAAATACCTCCTGATCGCAGGAAGGGGTCCCGCAATCGGGGACCGAGTGACCGTAACACGCGTCACTCTCTGCACGGCTAGCCAGGTGAGCAGATCCAGCCGATCGCCGCACTGTGCCGTACCAATCACTGCACACAGTTGGCCGTCTGAGCTCTCTCGCAAGATCGCCGGGCCGTGCAGAACACAATCGACAGCACGTAGTGCTTCAAAACACAAGCCACACGCACGATCGCAACTCGCCACACGTTTAAAGTTAgattaaaaatcaaaacagTGGCACAAATCGAAAATCAGTAAAATCAAGACGTTTGACCTGCACAGAGTACCGAACACAGTCTCAATGACTGGCCCAACCCCGGGCCATACCGCCACCACCGACCCGCCGCCCGCGCCTGCGCAGGGTTGCGTGACATCGTCCAACCGCAGACCCTCGCGCAGCGCCAAATTTAAATCTAACTGCTCGAGCTAAACCTACAAAACCCGTGAAACGCGAACATTCCGCCCGCCTTCGTCCGCCGGACGAATCCCTAACTCGCATTTAAGTGGGTGTACGTTCCGTAACAACCTTGGGTGAATTCTTATCTAACCACAACGGACAAAGCCTAGCAACATGTCGTTTTAAAATGGAAGTAGCCGTTCGAACCGTGACCACTCTCACCAACCCATCTGGTCCGAGATGTACTTCGGTTATGCGCCCCAGGGGCCATTTCGAAGGTGGATATCGATCGTCACGTACAAGAACCAGCTGACCAACCGCGAAATTATCAGTTGGCCCCCGCCACTTTGCACGCTCCTGTAAATATTGAAGATACTCCTCAGACCATCGTTTCCAAAAATTATTCTGAATCGACTGAAGCAACTGAAAGCGTTCGAGACGGTTCTCTGACACATCGGGGGGTGGTTCATCAGGAACCAATCCGGAAGCAACTCCAAGGAAATGCGCAGGAGTCAAAGCCTGCAGATCCTCAATATCCGCGCTCAACGGACAAAGAGGCCGCGAATTAAGGCAAGCTTCTATTTCTACTAAAACCGTCGAAAACTCTTCAAAAGTTAAAGGCCGATCACCGATTGCCCGTTTCAAATGATGTTTGACTGACCTGACTCCAGCCTCCCATAACCCTCCGTAGTGGGGAGAATTCGGAGGGATGAACGTCCAGGACGTTCCGTCGTTCGCGAGAGTGGCGGCGACACTCTTATAAAAATCCGAAGCCGCCGTAAACATAGCCCGTAACTCTTTATCCGCGGCTTGAAACGTGGTAGCGTTATCACTGTATAACTTTCGGCAAACCCCCCGACGCCCTGCAAAACGCCGATACGCGGCAAGAAAAGTCCGTGTCGTGAGGTCACTCACAGCCTCAAGATGAATAGCCCGTGTCgtaaaacaaacaaaaagcGCAATATACCCCTTGTAACATTTATACCCGCGGCCCTTAGCCGTACGAACCTGAAAAGGACCCGCATAATCTAATCCGGTGAATGAAAACGGCCGAGCCGGAGTTACTCGCGTGGCAGGAAGATTGCCCATCATTTGCCATGCCAAACGTGGCTTAACCCGCTGGCAAGTAACACATTGACGAATTTCAGTCTTAATTACGCGATTCCTTCCGAGGATCCACACGTGTTGCATAACCGTATTTAAAGTAAGCGTAAGACCGCCATGAAGACAAGAATGATGCGCGTACCGAACAAATAGACGACTAAGCGGCGAACGACGCGGTAAAATAGGCGGATGCTTACGTTCGCGAGACAGAATTGAATTTGCTAAACGACCCCCGACGCGCAGAACACCGTCCGTCTTGTCCAAAAACGGATTCAAACTGAGTAAAGGGTTACGCTTTGGTAAACTCTTACCCATCTGCAATAGCTTAATCTCAGAATCAAAAGCATGCGCTTGTGCTAACTTAATTAATACAATCCGTGCTTCAGACAGTTCCGACGCGGTCAAGAATTCCggcaattttgaaaaattacccttaCGCCGTCGCAAGCCAACCAATGGGCGTAAACAATAAGCTACGACACGAGTTAACCGAGTCAAGGAAGAGAATCTAAGAAAAATTTCCGGATCACTCGGAGTCACATTAACATGCGAGACCCGCGGAGCTAGCGGCGCTTTAGGCCAGTGCTCCTCGGGCATCGCAAGCCAATCAGGCCCATGCCACCACAGGTTCGCATGCATCAAGTCAACGGGCTTGCTACCGCGCGTAGCCAAGTCCGCGGGATTCTCTTCAGTGGGCACATGCGCCCATTTAGCACTCGGCAACTCTGTCTGAATGAAAGACACCCGATTCGCCACAAAGGTTTTCCAGTGGCAGGGATGATTTCGAAGCCACGTCAATACGATTTGGCTGTCTGACCAAGCAAACACAAGTAAATTCCGCAAGAAGTCAAGCTTTCGAACATGACGAAGCAGCTTGACAAGCAACACAGCTCCACACAATTCAAGGTTGGGAATACTCACAGTCTTCACAGGAGCAACCCTACTTTTCGCAGACAAAAGAGAAGTGCGAAAACGACCATCTCCCTCATTAATCCGAATGTAAACCGCCGCTGCGTAAGCACGAGATGAGGCGTCAGAAAATCCATGAATTTGCACCTCCGAATTACATGAGGCTCCTAGCCACCGGCCAATTGATAAAGTGGGTAACgcggaaagagaattacaatATTCGAGCCACCTGTCTCGCACTTCCACTGGCAAAGCAGAATCCCATTCGCACTTCAAGATCCAAAGATCCTGCATCAGAATTTTAGCAGCTATCGTGATCGGAGCCAACCAGCCTAATGGATCAAACAAACGAGCGATGCTTGAAAGAACAGACCTCTTGGTCACCGCtccagacaaacttttaaAATCTAAAGTGGTGAATCGAAATTCGTCCTGACCGGGATTCCACTGAACTCCAAGCGTTTTGACGGACTCATCGAAACTGATCGACTTCGAATCATCCGACCCAGATTGCCGCATGTTAAAAGGCAGAAGATCAGGATGATTTGCTGCCCATTTATCTAATTCAACTCCTGCCGACCGTAAGAGGGCAATGAGTTCCTGTCGGATATTCACCGCGACTGCAAGTTCGTCCGCTCCCGCAAAGGTGTCGTCCACGTACGTATTTGATTCCAGGCACCGGGCCCCAAGAGGAAAATGCGATCTCTCCTCCTCCGCTAATTGCAGCAGTGTGCGTATCGCGAGATAGGGAGCACACGCCGTCCCATAAGTCACGGTTGTTAAACGATATTCCACCGGCGTCTCCGACGAGCTAGGAGCCCACACTATTCTTTGAAAATCTTGATCCCCACGCGAAACGCGAATTTGCCGAAACATCTTAACCACGTCCGCCGTGAATACAAAACGATACCGGCGCCAATTTAACAGGATTAACAACAAATCGCGCTGCAGAGCCGGCCCTGCCAAAAGAAAATCGTTCAAACATTGACCTTCGCGAGTTTTCCGCGACGCATCGAATACTACACGAATCTTCCAGTTCGACGGCGTCGATTGCACGACTGCATGATGAGGCAAATACCAAGCACGCGGATTATCGAGTTCAGACGCAGGAACACGCTCCATATGCCCCAATTTTTCATAAACCGCCATAAATTCGCGATAAGCCGAAGCTATCCTAGGATCGCGAGCAAACCGACGATACATATGCATAAGTGAACCCAAGGCCATACGTCTGGTTTCCGGACCAACCGCTGGCGGCTCTGATTTTAAAGGAAGACGTACAATGAACCGACCGTCAGAATTACGAACATGTGAAtctctaaataatttttcgcACGCTTCATCTAGAGGTCTAAGCGACGCGGTGACCGTTGGCAATTCTTCAAGGGTCCAAAAACGCTGCAACGACTCGTCTATGTCTTCCTCCCTTGCACAATGCAATGCGTGTAACGGAGCTGTCCCACGGTCGACCGCCCGCCGTGAACCGACCGTAAGCACAGGTCCGGAGACAATCCAACCGAGGACTGTCTCCTGCGCAACTAGGGACGAAGGAGGAAAACTCCGCAGGCCCGAACGCAATAGCTGCCCGTAAACATCCGCGCCTAGAATAACATCGACGGACCCTGTAATATGAAATTGCGGATCGGCTAAAGATAATCCCGCAAACATACCGAGATCTAACTCCATGGGGCATCGAGCTGGAAGCTGCGACGTGAGCTTTGACAAAATAAGAGCATTCGTTTCCACTTGAAACAACGGATCAATTAgcgatattattttaaaactcGTAGCCTGATGGGCGGTGCCAGCCGACTTCGCCCCGAGGCCCATCAATGGAACATCGACGCGACGCTTCTGCAAACCCAACAAATTAGCGACCGATTCGGAGACAAAAGAACTTTGGGAACCTTGGTCTAACAAGGCCCGCACACGAGTCTGCACCCCATGCGGTCCCACCAACATTAGTTGAGCCGTCGCTAACAGTACCATATATTTACGCGACACAACACGAGCGGTGTGTATATTAACGCCCGATGACGTCGAAGCCTTGTCTTCGCGAGACCTTTGTGCCTCAACCGAACCcttctctttcgaatgaaacCCACTAACCTGCACAGAATGAAGCAACGTATGGTGTTTTTCCCTACACTGCAGGCAACGAAACGACGACAAGCACTCAGAAACTCTATGTCGACCGAGACAGTTAAAACAAAGCTGGAGCCGACGGACTTCTCTACGGCGTTCAAAGGGACTCTTGGCCAGAAACTTGAAACATTTGGAAAGCAAATGCACTCCATGACACATGGGACACTTCGATCTGCCATCCACCCCATGCTGGGAAGAAGCAGTATGAAGTACCCTTCGAGAGCCAGGTACCGGTCTGGGTAAAGCAGAAGGCTTTTTCTCAGTTTTACTAGCGTTCAAAGCAATCATACTAAGGGCCTGAACACGCTTTTCCAAAAACTCAGATAGATCCACGAATTTCGGAAATCGATCTAGCGGACTTACGTTCCCTAAATCCGAGACGTTATCCAAAACCATGCGACGATCCAGCACACTCAAATCCGTCTCCCACGCCTTTTGGGAATCGGAATCCAAACGCGCCGCTAAAATATAAACTAACCACACATCCCAATGATCTACCGGCATCTGTAAATTCGATAAAGCGCGAACTATGCGCTGAGCCTCATCAGCAAAGGAACGCAGCTCTGTCgcagattctttttttaaaaatggcATATCCATAAGGGCCCGTAAATGCTTGTAAACAATTAATCGTGGATTGTGGAAACGCGCCTTTAAAGCTTGCCACGTCGTCGCATAATTCGCATTCATGGTTGTTACGTCCTTAACTAAATCCGCCGCGGCACCCTTCAAACAAGTTTTCAAGTACTGTAGCTTGGTCGCATCAGCTAAACCAGGGGCATTGTGTACGAGCGTGGTGAATAAATCACAAAAGTTTTCCCAATCCTCATATTGACCGGAAAACGTTGGTAAATCTAATTTTGGTAATTTAGCCGCGCGATGCTCGAGCGTTAGGGAGGAGCTGGCGATCGGTGGCCCGGTCGGTAAAGTAGGCGGTTCCGCAGCCTCAAGCTCTGCTTGAACCGTTAAAAGAAAGTCAAGCGTATCCTCGTATGCAGTTTGCAACCGTTCAATCATATTATCCGTTAGATAAGCGTCACCTTCAGCATCCTCACGCATGGAAATCTCGGCATGCGCGCCCCGCGCTTCCCTCCAGATTTCCTGGAGAGACTCAATtcgagaaataataatattgcgATTAAATGTATTGCGATCCTTATCCCTTAATCGCGAACTCGTTAACTCGATTTCGGCTAATCGCGCATATTGCACCGTAGTGAGCCTTTTCAAAAGTGTAGGTGCCATGATAATTCCAACCAAACGAATTTAAAACTCGAAAGTATTTACTCAATTGAAACGTAAACCAAAACTGTAAACCTAATGAGAATGAGTTACGACAAACTAAATTcaataaacaaatttaaaaagaaataaaagaactaTGGCAATATAAAATTCGTATCgctaatttataattaaacagCAAAGCACCCTGgtattacaatttcaaataaaggTATCCAGCTTCTTAACCGACCGGACGTTAAAGTTGGAGGAAACACGACGCCGTAGACCCACTTGAGCTCGTGGCGACGCGACCAAAGTCTGTGCTTATATTACACTATCGCTCTGCTCGCCCCTCTAAACGATAATGCACGAACAAAGAAATGCTCATGCAACGCTACAACCCTGATTCTTAATACACAAAACAAAATCAATCTCTAGTTTTACACACTATATTCAAATCCAGAAAACAAACAAATTAAGTAACTTCGGTTCTACCCAATCACCTCATTCCTCACCCGGAGCACCAAAAAATGTTCCGAATAACAGGAAAATCGAGAGGGTAGGATATGAGGTGGAATTGGTGTCACCGGTTATAAATAAACTGTACACAAGAATTAAAGGGAGAaacaaaagaacaaaaaaatgaGTTTATTAAAGTGAAAGCAAATGACTCTACTCTACGGGTACCGGCTGTAAAAAACCCCAGTCGAAAGTGGGGAAAAAGCCTGGTCCcaacaaagaaaattatattaaatcaaaacctgaaattgaagaaaaacaGCTAATATTGATAGGTAGAAACTACGAAAACTAGAGATATAAAACGAAAACGCAGttgaatgatcattcaagACTTAAAAATAACGCACGCAGTGAGATCTCTCTTACCCTAAATCTTAATTGAAAAAACGCCTCGCCGCAGTCGCCGCAGATCGCCGTGGTCTTCGCAAATACCTCCTGATCGCAGGAAGGGGTCCCGCAATCGGGGACCGAGTGACCGTAACACGCGTCACTCTCTGCACGGCTAGCCAGGTGAGCAGATCCAGCCGATCGCCGCACTGTGCCGTACCAATCACTGCACACAGTTGGCCGTCTGAGCTCTCTCGCAAGATCGCCGGGCCGTGCAGAACACAATCGACAGCACGTAGTGCTTCAAAACACAAGCCACACGCACGATCGCAACTCGCCACACGTTTAAAGTTAgattaaaaatcaaaacagTGGCACAAATCGAAAATCAGTAAAATCAAGACGTTTGACCTGCACAGAGTACCGAACACAGTCTCAATGACTGGCCCAACCCCGGGCCATACCGCCACCACCGACCCGCCGCCCGCGCCTGCGCAGGGTTGCGTGACATCGTCCAACCGCAGACCCTCGCGCAGCGCCAAATTTAAATCTAACTGCTCGAGCTAAACCTACAAAACCCGTGAAACGCGAACAatttatgaaagaaaattaataaatgttgaACACTACAGGACGCCCGCCGCCTCTTCTGCCGCCCCGGCGTCCTCCTCTACCGCCACGACGGCTGCCCCAACGTCCACCTCTGCCTCCGCAGCGGCCGCCGTGACGTCCTCCGTACATCAtctttttgattatttttttcatctgaaatataataatgaattgtaTTAGAATTGTGACATTAttagaaaacaaaaaacaatcGTGGAAATTCATCTGCTACTATTGTAGAAATGATTTCCGTTTCACGTGAATCTAATTGTGCGACATTTATTACATACAAAAATCGCGTTTTTACTTACTTGTGAAAGCGAAACCTTTTCCTCCTCTCCCTTTTTAacctcctctttcttttcgactttttcttcggtttttcctTCTTGTTTCTTgtctatttcttcttttccttcttgtTTCTTgtctatttcttcttttccttctgctacttccttcttttcttcttctttgtctACATCCATCTGtgaagaaagtaatttatatacaaataacgtaacattaataatataatattcaacTTGCCGATTATGTATACACACCTTACTTCCAGCCATGTTGAACCTTGACTGTCTTTTGTCATGGCTGCTGAAAGCACTCGCATGGTGGTGGGGATCAGGACCGTGGCCACTGACTTCTTTATAAGTCCCtttcctaatttctaatttctaattttacatattgaatttttattttcattataattttttcttacaatctcaaattatattataaatgattaCAACTTCAAAACTttgtttttgtaataaatatcgACGTCattgttctttattttccgTGGTCCTTAGAAACACTCCCCACCACAGTACCCGATGTTTCTCGGTACTGTGTTTTACGTCTTCGCGACAGTTTTCGCGATAGTTGCATTCGAAGCAAGGAATAGATTGCATCcttgaatttatttcaaagctttgaaaATTGTGAAGTGAAGTGAGAGGTGAATATTGTTGTGAGATAGTGACAATGAGTGATACTGAAAATATTGTCATGGTTGAAGATATGCGAAATCAGTATGAAGATCAgtgtttgataaaaaataaaagtcgTCGGCCAAAATTACCAATTAGTGCGAAaagatattcaaaaaaaaGAGCATGTCGCGAAAGAAGACGGCGTTTAGCCCTTCAGAATCTTTCAGAACCGTCAACATCCCATGGACAAAAATACACACCCGAGAAAATTTACTTGCCATTGGATGATGAAACAGAACCGGCAAAGTGTACAGAAATGTTTGAAGAAACGACGGAAGAATTGTTTATAGAAGGTACAACTTCCGAAAATGAAGAATTGATCATAGAAAAAACTGTAACGAACGAGCCTGAAGAACAATTCTGTCTACCAAGTGGCTTGAGTATCGTGGACATGCAGCACATCTTTGCCGAATTGCAAAAAATAGGTGATCATGCCAAAAACAGGGAAGACTGTGGAATTAGACATCTGAAAATAACCGGCATGAAACGGTCGGGCCTGAGGACCACCCTCAGTGTAATGTGCGATATGTGCAAATATACAGGTGAAATCCACAGTGAACCTGATGAAAGCAATCACATGGAAACAAACCAGCGTGCCGTTGCTGGAACAATTGTGAATGGAGGCAGTTATGCCCAAATGGAAGAGTTCCTTGCAGCGATGAACATACCTTCCATGTCGAAGAAAGAATTTAGAAAACATCACGATCAAATAGTGAAAACATTAATTGTTGCTGCAGAAGAAGAGATGGTAACAGCggcagaggaagaaaaacgcTTGGCCATTGAACGAGGCGATATTGTTTCCGGATGTGGAATCCCTCACATCCCCGTTGTGGCCGATGGAAGCTGGATGAAACGATCATACCGGACTGGAACGTACGATTCCGCGTCTGGAGTCGGCGTTATAATTGGATATCACACgaagaaagttttatttatcggTGTGAGAAACAAGGTGTGCAGGATTTGTCGATGTGctgcgaaaaagaaagaaaagccACGAAAGCACACCTGTTTCAAAAAATGGCGCGCAAGCCAAGCATCAACGGCTATGTTAAGTGTCGCTATAGTCGAAGGTTTCAAGACCAGCGTAGAAAAACGTGGACTGATTTATTCCACACTAATTGCTGATGGGGACAGCagcgtttataaaaaaattatagatgcAGATCCATATAAAGCACAGAttcgtgtaaaaaaaattgaatgcacGAATCATTTGTTGCGCAACTTttgcagaaaaatgaaagaagttgTAAAGATGACAACACCTGGTCCATTGAGAAGAATCGTTGAAAGCAGCATTCGGCGAATGCGTGCGGACATAGTAAAAGCCGCAGAGTACAGATACAGTCAGCAACTAACAACCgctgagaaaattaaaaatttgtatgcCGACATACACAATGTTCCTAGCCACGTTTTTGGTGAACACGCAGATTGTTCCAAACTACAATACTTCTGCGATGGAACGagtaaaaaagatgaaaagaacATTGTTCCCGAATTGATGAAGATGGGAGTGTACGAATACATCAAAGAAATACTTCGACCTCTGTTGGCGCATGCTGAGAGTTTGCTGTATAACAGCAACAATAATGCCGTTGAAAGTTTCAACGGAATCATCGCAAAATATACAGGAGGAAAAAGATTGAATTTCGGAGAGAGGAGATCTTACACGGGAAGATGTGCTGCTGCTGTCCTACAGTATAACACAAAACAAGTGTTGTCGCGTTTGAATACGGCGATGAACAAGAAACCGCCCGTTATTTTacgcaaaatagaaaatagaaggaggaaagaaaatgagaaaaacagtgaaaagagaaaggaaaaaaaaattacaaagcaCGTGCGGAAACAATTCCGTTGTGAAAAGGATTCCAATTACGGACCAAACGCTGAAAAGCCGGATATGGCTAACAACATTTATGAATTAGAGCAAAAAAAACATATGGAAATGTTACAGAATTGGCAAAATAGAAGAGATGCCATTGAAGAAGAAACCATCGGTCAAGCGAAAAATCCGAGATGGTTGAATTACAAATCAAAATTATTGACGGCCTCTAATTTTGGAAGAATATGTCGTCGTCGAATTGGTACGCTCTGTGGAAATGCAGTGAAGTCGTTAGTGTATCCACGACTGATTAG
Encoded here:
- the LOC114882219 gene encoding uncharacterized protein LOC114882219 — translated: MREDAEGDAYLTDNMIERLQTAYEDTLDFLLTVQAELEAAEPPTLPTGPPIASSSLTLEHRAAKLPKLDLPTFSGQYEDWENFCDLFTTLVHNAPGLADATKLQYLKTCLKGAAADLVKDVTTMNANYATTWQALKARFHNPRLIVYKHLRALMDMPFLKKESATELRSFADEAQRIVRALSNLQMPVDHWDVWLVYILAARLDSDSQKAWETDLSVLDRRMVLDNVSDLGNVSPLDRFPKFVDLSEFLEKRVQALSMIALNASKTEKKPSALPRPVPGSRRVLHTASSQHGVDGRSKCPMCHGVHLLSKCFKFLAKSPFERRREVRRLQLCFNCLGRHRVSECLSSFRCLQCREKHHTLLHSVQVSGFHSKEKGSVEAQRSREDKASTSSGVNIHTARVVSRKYMVLLATAQLMLVGPHGVQTRVRALLDQGSQSSFVSESVANLLGLQKRRVDVPLMGLGAKSAGTAHQATSFKIISLIDPLFQVETNALILSKLTSQLPARCPMELDLGMFAGLSLADPQFHITGSVDVILGADVYGQLLRSGLRSFPPSSLVAQETVLGWIVSGPVLTVGSRRAVDRGTAPLHALHCAREEDIDESLQRFWTLEELPTVTASLRPLDEACEKLFRDSHVRNSDGRFIVRLPLKSEPPAVGPETRRMALGSLMHMYRRFARDPRIASAYREFMAVYEKLGHMERVPASELDNPRAWYLPHHAVVQSTPSNWKIRVVFDASRKTREGQCLNDFLLAGPALQRDLLLILLNWRRYRFVFTADVVKMFRQIRVSRGDQDFQRIVWAPSSSETPVEYRLTTVTYGTACAPYLAIRTLLQLAEEERSHFPLGARCLESNTYVDDTFAGADELAVAVNIRQELIALLRSAGVELDKWAANHPDLLPFNMRQSGSDDSKSISFDESVKTLGVQWNPGQDEFRFTTLDFKSLSGAVTKRSVLSSIARLFDPLGWLAPITIAAKILMQDLWILKCEWDSALPVEVRDRWLEYCNSLSALPTLSIGRWLGASCNSEVQIHGFSDASSRAYAAAVYIRINEGDGRFRTSLLSAKSRVAPVKTVSIPNLELCGAVLLVKLLRHVRKLDFLRNLLVFAWSDSQIVLTWLRNHPCHWKTFVANRVSFIQTELPSAKWAHVPTEENPADLATRGSKPVDLMHANLWWHGPDWLAMPEEHWPKAPLAPRVSHVNVTPSDPEIFLRFSSLTRLTRVVAYCLRPLVGLRRRKGNFSKLPEFLTASELSEARIVLIKLAQAHAFDSEIKLLQMGKSLPKRNPLLSLNPFLDKTDGVLRVGGRLANSILSREPADKELRAMFTAASDFYKSVAATLANDGTSWTFIPPNSPHYGGLWEAGVRSVKHHLKRAIGDRPLTFEEFSTVLVEIEACLNSRPLCPLSADIEDLQALTPAHFLGVASGLVPDEPPPDVSENRLERFQLLQSIQNNFWKRWSEEYLQYLQERAKWRGPTDNFAVGQLVLDTLLQNQQQMRIRASFVVALQVATSSMSLSDGVIVKRCIAVMVQDMDPNVADICKRVPLSRRIITRRVNQMAQDTTMQLQDACNQFITFSLALDESVDTSGTPQLAIFIRGVDEKLHVTEELLDIVTLKETVLREDVFASVEHAVESNNLDWKGLVSVATDGAPVMVGERNGFIGRLRRKMSSAYDKNIIAIHCLIHQQNLCAKSIALQNVMSVIVRVTNYIRNHGLF